One window of Nicotiana tomentosiformis chromosome 11, ASM39032v3, whole genome shotgun sequence genomic DNA carries:
- the LOC104113617 gene encoding phytochrome A1 produces the protein MSSSRPSQSSTTSARSKHSARIIAQTTIDAKLHADFEESGDSFDYSSSVRVTSVAGDERKPKSDRVTTAYLNQIQKGKFIQPFGCLLALDEKTFKVIAFSENAPEMLTMVSHAVPSVGELPALGIGTDIRTIFTGPSAAALQKALGFGEVSLLNPVLVHCKTSGKPFYAIVHRVTGSLIIDFEPVKPYEVPMTAAGALQSYKLAAKAITRLQALPSGSMERLCDTMVQEVFELTGYDRVMTYKFHDDDHGEVVAEITKPGLDPYLGLHYPATDIPQAARFLFMKNKVRMICDCRAKHVKVVQDEKLPYDLTLCGSTLRAPHYCHLQYMENMSSIASLVMAVVVNDGDEEGESSDSTQSQKRKRLWGLVVCHNTTPRFVPFPLRYACEFLAQVFAIHVNKELELESQILEKNILRTQTLLCDMLMRDAPLGIVSQSPNIMDLVKCDAAALLYKNKIHRLGMTPSDFQLHDIVSWLSEYHTDSTGLSTDSMYDAGFPGALALGDAVCGMAAVRISDKDWLFWFRSHTAAEVRWGGAKHEPGEKDDGRKMHPRSSFKAFLEVVKTRSIPWKDYEMDAIHSLQLILRNASKDADAMDSNTNTIHTKLNDLKIDGLQELEAVTAEMVRLIETASVPIFAVDVDGQLNGWNTKIAELTGLPVDEAIGNHLLTLVEDSSVDTVSKMLELALQGKEERNVEFEIKTHGLSGDSSPISLIVNACASRDVGDSVVGVCFIAQDITGQKNIMDKFTRIEGDYRAIIQNPHPLIPPIFGTDQFGWCSEWNSAMTKLTGWRRDDVIDKMLLGEVFGTQGACCRFKNQEAFVNFGVVLNNAMTGQECEKISFGFFARNGKYVECLLCVSKKLDREGAVTGLFCFLQLASHELQQALHVQRLSEQTALKRLKVLAYIRRQIRNPLSGIIFSRKMLEGTNLGEEQKNILHTSSQCQRQLNKILDDTDLDSIIDGYLDLEMLEFKLHEVLVASISQIMMKSNGKNIMIVNDMVEDLLNETLYGDSPRLQQVLANFLLVSVNSTPSGGQLSISGRLTKDRIGESVQLALLEFRISHTGGGVPEELLSQMFGTEAEASEEGISLLISRKLVKLMNGEVQYLREAGRSTFIISVELAVATKSS, from the exons ATGTCATCTTCAAGACCAAGCCAATCTTCCACCACTTCAGCAAGATCAAAGCATAGTGCTAGGATCATTGCACAGACCACTATAGATGCAAAGCTTCACGCAGATTTCGAGGAGTCGGGTGATTCCTTTGACTATTCAAGCTCAGTGAGGGTAACAAGTGTAGCTGGGGATGAGCGAAAGCCCAAGTCAGACAGAGTAACTACCGCTTACCTCAATCAGATCCAAAAGGGCAAGTTTATCCAGCCATTTGGCTGTTTGTTAGCCCTTGATGAGAAAACATTTAAGGTCATAGCATTCAGCGAGAATGCCCCCGAAATGCTGACCATGGTTAGCCATGCTGTTCCAAGTGTGGGTGAGCTTCCAGCTCTTGGCATTGGGACTGATATCAGAACGATCTTCACTGGTCCTAGTGCAGCTGCATTGCAGAAGGCCTTGGGGTTCGGAGAGGTTTCTCTGTTAAATCCGGTCCTCGTTCACTGCAAAACTTCTGGGAAGCCATTTTATGCAATTGTTCATAGGGTTACAGGTAGCTTAATCATTGATTTCGAGCCTGTGAAGCCCTATGAAGTACCCATGACTGCTGCAGGGGCCCTGCAGTCGTATAAACTTGCAGCCAAAGCCATTACTCGCTTGCAGGCCTTGCCCAGCGGCAGTATGGAAAGACTTTGTGACACTATGGTTCAGGAGGTTTTCGAACTCACGGGTTATGACAGGGTGATGACGTATAAGTTTCACGATGAtgatcatggagaggtggtggCCGAGATCACGAAGCCTGGCCTCGATCCTTACCTTGGTTTACACTATCCTGCTACGGATATCCCACAGGCTGCACGCTTTTTGTTCATGAAGAATAAGGTCCGAATGATTTGTGATTGCCGAGCAAAACATGTGAAGGTAGTCCAAGATGAGAAGCTTCCATATGATTTAACATTGTGCGGCTCTACCCTTAGGGCTCCTCACTACTGCCATCTACAGTATATGGAGAACATGAGTTCAATTGCATCCCTTGTAATGGCAGTTGTGGTCAATGACGGGGACGAAGAGGGAGAAAGCTCTGATTCGACACAATCTCAAAAGAGAAAAAGGCTTTGGGGCCTGGTGGTTTGCCACAACACCACCCCAAGGTTTGTTCCCTTCCCTCTGAGGTATGCATGTGAATTTCTTGCACAAGTCTTTGCCATACACGTCAACAAGGAACTGGAATTGGAAAGTCAGATTCTTGAGAAAAATATCCTGCGTACTCAGACTCTCTTGTGTGATATGCTGATGCGAGATGCTCCCTTAGGTATCGTGTCACAGAGTCCCAATATTATGGATCTTGTCAAATGTGATGCTGCTGCTTTGCTCTATAAGAATAAGATACATCGACTTGGAATGACCCCAAGCGACTTTCAGCTGCACGATATTGTCTCGTGGCTTTCTGAGTATCATACGGATTCCACAGGTTTGAGTACAGACAGCATGTATGATGCTGGTTTCCCTGGGGCTCTTGCTCTTGGTGATGCAGTGTGTGGTATGGCAGCTGTTAGAATATCCGATAAGGACTGGCTGTTCTGGTTTAGGTCACACACTGCTGCCGAAGTTAGATGGGGTGGAGCAAAGCATGAACCTGGTGAAAAGGATGATGGCAGGAAAATGCATCCTAGGTCATCATTCAAAGCATTCCTGGAAGTTGTCAAGACTAGGAGTATACCATGGAAGGACTATGAAATGGACGCAATCCATTCTTTGCAGCTTATACTAAGAAATGCATCCAAGGATGCTGATGCCATGGATTCAAATACCAATACTATCCACACGAAGCTTAACGATCTTAAGATTGATGGGTTGCAGGAGCTAGAAGCAGTGACTGCTGAAATGGTCCGCTTGATTGAAACAGCTTCAGTTCCTATCTTCGCAGTTGATGTTGATGGGCAGCTTAATGGCTGGAACACAAAAATTGCTGAATTAACCGGTCTTCCTGTTGATGAAGCAATTGGGAATCATTTGCTCACACTCGTGGAGGATTCCTCAGTTGATACAGTGAGTAAAATGTTGGAATTAGCATTGCAAG GGAAAGAGGAAAGAAATGTAGAGTTCGAAATAAAAACACATGGGCTGTCAGGAGATTCTAGTCCAATCAGCTTAATTGTGAATGCATGTGCAAGCAGGGATGTTGGAGATAGTGTTGTGGGTGTATGTTTTATTGCTCAGGATATAACAGGACAAAAAAATATTATGGACAAATTCACCCGGATTGAAGGTGACTATAGAGCTATTATCCAAAATCCTCACCCATTGATCCCACCAATATTTGGCACTGATCAATTCGGCTGGTGTTCTGAGTGGAACTCGGCAATGACAAAGTTAACTGGGTGGCGGCGTGATGATGTTATTGATAAAATGCTATTAGGGGAGGTTTTCGGGACACAGGGAGCTTGCTGCCGTTTCAAGAATCAAGAAGCTTTTGTAAATTTTGGAGTTGTACTAAACAATGCTATGACTGGTCAAGAGTGTGAGAAGATATCTTTTGGTTTCTTTGCACGTAATGGGAAATACGTAGAGTGCTTACTTTGTGTGAGCAAAAAGTTGGATAGAGAGGGTGCAGTCACGGGACTGTTTTGTTTCCTGCAGCTTGCAAGCCATGAGCTGCAGCAAGCTCTTCACGTTCAACGATTATCAGAACAAACTGCATTGAAGAGGTTGAAAGTATTAGCTTACATAAGGAGGCAGATTAGGAACCCTCTTTCTGGAATTATATTCTCTCGGAAAATGCTAGAGGGGACTAACTTGGGCGAAGAGCAGAAAAATATACTGCATACTAGTTCCCAGTGTCAGCGTCAGCTCAACAAAATTCTTGATGATACAGATCTTGATAGCATCATTGATGG TTATTTGGATCTGGAGATGCTCGAGTTCAAGCTGCACGAAGTATTGGTAGCATCTATTAGTCAAATCATGATGAAGAGCAATGGAAAGAATATAATGATTGTGAATGACATGGTTGAAGATCTTCTCAATGAAACTTTATACGGAGATAGTCCGAGGCTTCAACAGGTCTTAGCTAACTTTTTGTTGGTATCTGTGAATTCTACACCAAGTGGTGGTCAGCTTAGTATTTCAGGCAGGTTAACAAAAGATCGCATAGGAGAATCTGTTCAGCTTGCTCTCTTGGAATTCAG GATAAGCCACACAGGGGGAGGAGTGCCAGAAGAATTGCTAAGCCAAATGTTCGGTACTGAGGCCGAAGCATCTGAAGAAGGAATCAGCTTACTTATCAGCAGAAAGCTGGTCAAGCTGATGAATGGGGAAGTTCAGTACCTAAGAGAGGCCGGGCGATCAACTTTCATTATATCCGTTGAACTTGCAGTGGCTACCAAGTCAAGCTGA